One part of the Eulemur rufifrons isolate Redbay chromosome 16, OSU_ERuf_1, whole genome shotgun sequence genome encodes these proteins:
- the PCED1B gene encoding PC-esterase domain-containing protein 1B: MGDMVYLKSSEVQQLLHNKFVVILGDSVQRSVYKDLVLLLQKDCLLTPGQLKAKGELSFEQDTLREGGQLDQMHNGTSYREVREFRSGHHLARFYFLTRVYSTYLESILEELQSGEHAPDVVIMNSCLWDISRYGQDSWKSYLENLENLFRRMGQVLPKSCLLVWSTTMPVGEKITGAFLLPEHQPLATSLKASVVEANFHSSVEAKKHNFDVLDLHFHFRHAREHLQPDGVHWNQYAHRHLSQLLLAHLADAWGVELPDRPPAGKWIKAVKKQPGQRVEAQPQASRDRLALRSSPLLSTPGRRPLLPCPPQRLPLPLPLRLPLPPPPHLPLLPQPPPIPLHQGMLPFPHCPQDAYFSSDHTFQSDQFCFHSDVPSPAQTGFSSETDFMFDPRPPMPSFLPPCYRQPAPVVHRGFQRCLPPGPYMPWRQRPRPSKRRGPSLRRPQ; encoded by the coding sequence ATGGGAGACATGGTCTACCTAAAGTCCTCTGAGGTACAGCAGCTGCTCCACAACAAGTTCGTGGTCATCCTGGGGGACTCCGTGCAGAGGTCCGTGTACAAGGACCTGGTGCTCCTGCTGCAAAAGGATTGCCTGCTCACCCCCGGCCAGCTCAAGGCAAAAGGGGAGCTGAGTTTTGAACAGGATACACTGAGGGAGGGAGGCCAGCTGGACCAGATGCACAATGGCACCAGCTACCGCGAGGTCCGTGAGTTCCGCTCCGGCCACCATCTGGCGCGTTTCTACTTCCTCACGCGTGTGTACTCCACGTATCTCGAGAGCATCTTGGAAGAGCTGCAATCAGGCGAACACGCCCCCGATGTGGTCATCATGAACTCCTGCCTCTGGGACATCTCCAGATATGGTCAGGACTCCTGGAAGAGCTACCTGGAGAACCTGGAGAACCTGTTCCGGCGCATGGGCCAGGTGCTGCCGAAGTCTTGCCTCCTGGTGTGGAGCACGACCATGCCTGTGGGCGAGAAAATCACCGGGGCTTTCCTTCTGCCAGAGCACCAGCCCTTGGCCACCTCCCTGAAAGCCAGTGTGGTCGAAGCCAACTTCCACAGCTCTGTCGAAGCGAAGAAACACAACTTCGATGTGCTAGACTTGCATTTCCACTTCCGGCACGCGAGGGAGCACCTGCAGCCAGACGGGGTGCACTGGAACCAATACGCGCACCGCCACCTCTCCCAGCTGCTACTGGCCCACTTGGCTGACGCCTGGGGTGTGGAGCTGCCCGACCGCCCGCCCGCGGGCAAGTGGATCAAGGCTGTGAAGAAACAGCCTGGTCAGAGAGTTGAAGCTCAGCCCCAGGCCAGCAGAGATCGCTTGGCCTTACGGTCGTCCCCGCTCTTGTCCACTCCCGGAAGACGCCCCCTGCTCCCGTGCCCGCCCCAGcgcctgcccctacccctacccctacgcctacccctacccccgcCCCCgcacctgcccctgctcccacagcctcctcccatcccccttcACCAGGGGATGCTCCCCTTCCCGCACTGTCCCCAAGATGCCTATTTTTCCTCCGACCATACTTTCCAGTCAGATCAGTTCTGTTTCCATTCGGATGTCCCCTCACCTGCACAAACAGGATTTTCCTCTGAAACCGACTTTATGTTTGATCCCCGGCCACCTatgccctccttcctcccaccctgttACAGGCAGCCGGCCCCTGTGGTCCATAGAGGTTTTCAGCGGTGTCTTCCCCCTGGCCCCTATATGCCCTGGAGACAGCGGCCTAGACCTTCAAAGAGAAGGGGCCCCAGCCTACGCAGGCCTCAATAG